From the Acidiferrobacteraceae bacterium genome, one window contains:
- the trkA gene encoding Trk system potassium transporter TrkA: MKIIILGAGQVGTSVAENLVNEANDITVIDLDGRRLEELQNRLDLRTVHGNGAHPDTLRRAGAEDADLILAVSNSDEINMVACQIAYSLFHTPTKIARIRATEFLSHPEIFTQEAIPIDVIISPEQIVTDYILRLIEYPTALQVLDFAGGLVQLVGVHALADGPLVGHEIRELAEHLPNVDTRVAAIYRQDRPIPPEGSTIIEKNDEVFFIAAKKHLKSVMAELRKLERSARRVMLAGGGNIGLRLAESLEKSGYSVKLIDRNPERTREVAERLHKTVVLMGDAADEELLIQEGIEEADVFCALTNDDEANILSAMLAKRLGARKVMSLINRGSYVDLVQNVGGMDIAISPQQATIGSLLAHVRRGDVVAVHALRRGAAEAIEAVAHGDSSTSRVVGRTIDEIKLPSGITIGAIVRATEVLMAHHDTVIEADDHVILFVVDKRHIPDVERLFQVAYTFL, translated from the coding sequence ATGAAGATCATCATCCTCGGTGCCGGTCAGGTCGGAACGTCTGTGGCCGAAAATCTCGTCAACGAGGCCAATGACATCACCGTTATCGATCTGGACGGGCGTCGGCTGGAGGAGTTGCAGAACCGCCTGGACCTGCGCACCGTGCATGGCAACGGCGCGCACCCGGATACGCTGCGGCGTGCCGGTGCGGAAGATGCCGACCTGATTCTGGCCGTCAGCAACAGCGACGAGATCAACATGGTCGCGTGCCAGATCGCCTACTCCCTGTTCCATACGCCGACCAAGATCGCGCGCATCCGCGCGACGGAATTTCTCTCCCATCCGGAGATCTTCACCCAGGAAGCGATTCCCATCGATGTCATCATCAGTCCCGAGCAGATCGTGACGGACTACATCCTGCGCCTGATCGAATATCCCACCGCCCTGCAGGTTCTGGATTTCGCCGGTGGACTGGTGCAACTGGTGGGCGTGCACGCCCTGGCCGATGGCCCGCTCGTGGGCCATGAGATACGGGAGCTGGCCGAACATCTTCCCAATGTCGACACGCGCGTCGCCGCCATCTATCGACAGGACCGGCCCATCCCGCCGGAAGGATCGACCATCATCGAGAAGAACGATGAGGTCTTCTTCATCGCCGCGAAAAAGCATTTGAAGTCGGTCATGGCAGAGCTGCGCAAGCTCGAGCGCAGTGCGCGCCGGGTCATGCTCGCTGGCGGTGGCAACATCGGCCTGCGCCTGGCGGAGAGCCTGGAAAAGAGCGGTTATTCGGTGAAGTTGATTGACCGCAACCCGGAGCGCACACGGGAGGTGGCCGAACGCCTGCACAAGACCGTGGTACTCATGGGCGATGCCGCCGACGAGGAACTGCTGATCCAGGAAGGGATCGAGGAGGCCGACGTGTTTTGCGCCCTCACCAATGATGACGAGGCCAATATTCTGTCGGCCATGCTTGCCAAGCGACTGGGTGCACGCAAGGTGATGTCATTAATCAATCGCGGATCCTATGTGGATCTGGTACAGAACGTCGGCGGCATGGATATCGCGATCTCGCCACAACAGGCAACCATCGGCAGCCTCCTGGCCCATGTGCGTCGCGGCGATGTGGTCGCCGTCCATGCCCTGCGTCGTGGTGCCGCCGAGGCAATCGAGGCGGTGGCCCACGGCGATTCCAGCACCTCGCGCGTGGTTGGCCGCACCATCGACGAGATCAAGCTGCCTTCCGGCATCACCATCGGTGCCATCGTTCGCGCCACTGAGGTATTGATGGCCCACCACGATACCGTGATCGAAGCTGACGACCATGTGATCCTGTTCGTGGTCGACAAGCGCCACATCCCGGACGTGGAGCGCCTGTTCCAGGTGGCGTACACCTTCCTGTAA
- the katG gene encoding catalase/peroxidase HPI: MDEKAKCPVMHGAATESSMSNMEWWPKALNLDILHQHDRKTNPMGEDFNYREAVKTLDFEALKKDLHALMTDSQAWWPADWGHYGGLMIRMSWHAAGSYRTADGRGGAGTGNQRFAPLNSWPDNVNLDKARRLLWPIKKKYGNKLSWADLIAYAGTIAYESMGLKTFGFGFGREDIWHPEMDTYWGSEKEWLAPTGSEGSRYSGERDLENPLAAVMMGLIYVNPEGVDGKPDPLKTAHDVRVTFARMAMNDEETVALTAGGHTVGKTHGNGDATLLGPEPEAAGLEDQGLGWINKTKRGIGRDTVSSGLEGAWTTHPTQWDNGYFQLLLNYDWELKKSPAGAWQWEPVDIKQEDKPVDVEDPSIRHNPMMTDADMAMKMDPEYRKISERFYKDPEYFSEMFARAWFKLTHRDMGPRARYIGPDVPKEELIWQDPVPAGNTGYDVRVVKEKIAASGLSIGEMVATAWDSARTFRVSDMRGGANGARIRLAPQKDWEGNEPKRLAKVLSVLEPIAAESGASVADVIVLAGNVGVEQAAKVAGSEVTVPFSPGRGDATDEMTDVESFEWLEPVHDGYRNWLKKDYVVNAEELMLDRTQLMGLTAPEMTVLVGGMRVLGTNHGGTRHGVFTDREGELTNDYFVNLTDMNYTWKPAANGLYEIRDRNTDNARWTATRVDLVFGSNSILRAYAEVYAQDDNKEKFVQDFVAAWAKVMNADRFDLA, from the coding sequence ATGGACGAAAAAGCCAAATGCCCCGTGATGCACGGCGCTGCTACCGAAAGCAGCATGTCCAACATGGAGTGGTGGCCCAAGGCGCTGAACCTGGACATCCTGCATCAACACGATCGCAAGACGAATCCGATGGGAGAGGACTTCAACTATCGGGAAGCGGTCAAGACCCTCGACTTCGAAGCACTTAAGAAAGACCTCCACGCCCTGATGACTGATAGCCAGGCGTGGTGGCCCGCGGACTGGGGCCATTACGGCGGCCTGATGATCCGCATGTCCTGGCATGCGGCCGGTTCCTATCGTACCGCGGATGGCCGCGGTGGTGCGGGCACCGGGAACCAGCGTTTTGCCCCCCTCAACTCATGGCCGGACAACGTCAACCTGGACAAGGCGCGGCGCCTGCTCTGGCCGATCAAGAAGAAATACGGCAACAAGCTCAGCTGGGCTGACTTGATCGCGTACGCGGGCACCATCGCCTATGAATCCATGGGCCTAAAGACTTTTGGTTTTGGCTTCGGCCGCGAGGATATCTGGCATCCGGAAATGGATACCTACTGGGGTTCGGAGAAGGAATGGTTGGCGCCTACCGGTAGTGAAGGCAGCCGCTACTCCGGCGAGCGGGACCTGGAAAATCCGCTGGCCGCGGTAATGATGGGTCTGATCTACGTTAATCCCGAAGGCGTGGATGGCAAGCCGGATCCGCTCAAGACCGCCCATGACGTGCGCGTGACCTTTGCCCGCATGGCCATGAACGACGAGGAAACCGTTGCACTGACCGCCGGCGGCCATACCGTTGGCAAGACCCACGGCAACGGTGATGCCACATTGCTCGGCCCCGAACCCGAAGCTGCGGGGCTGGAAGACCAGGGTCTGGGCTGGATCAACAAGACCAAGCGAGGCATTGGGCGCGATACGGTGTCCAGCGGTCTTGAAGGTGCCTGGACGACGCATCCGACCCAGTGGGACAACGGTTATTTCCAGCTACTTCTCAACTACGACTGGGAACTGAAGAAGAGCCCAGCCGGTGCCTGGCAGTGGGAGCCGGTCGACATCAAGCAAGAAGACAAGCCCGTCGATGTTGAAGATCCTTCAATTCGCCACAACCCGATGATGACAGACGCCGACATGGCCATGAAGATGGACCCGGAATATCGCAAAATCTCCGAGCGTTTCTACAAAGATCCCGAGTACTTCTCGGAAATGTTTGCGCGGGCCTGGTTCAAACTGACGCACCGTGACATGGGACCCAGGGCACGCTACATCGGTCCCGATGTGCCGAAGGAAGAACTGATCTGGCAAGACCCGGTTCCGGCAGGCAACACCGGTTACGATGTGCGGGTGGTAAAGGAAAAAATCGCGGCCAGCGGTCTTAGTATTGGCGAGATGGTTGCCACTGCGTGGGACAGCGCCAGAACCTTCCGCGTTTCGGATATGCGCGGCGGTGCAAATGGCGCACGTATCCGCCTGGCTCCTCAGAAAGACTGGGAAGGCAACGAACCGAAACGTCTGGCAAAAGTTCTGTCTGTGCTTGAACCGATTGCCGCCGAGAGTGGCGCCAGCGTTGCGGACGTGATTGTGCTGGCGGGTAACGTCGGAGTTGAGCAGGCGGCAAAGGTGGCTGGCTCTGAAGTTACTGTTCCTTTCTCGCCGGGACGCGGGGATGCGACGGACGAGATGACCGACGTTGAATCTTTCGAATGGCTGGAACCCGTCCATGACGGGTACCGCAACTGGCTCAAGAAGGATTACGTTGTCAACGCGGAAGAGCTGATGCTGGATCGCACTCAACTGATGGGGCTCACTGCTCCCGAGATGACGGTGCTGGTTGGCGGCATGCGCGTGCTTGGCACCAACCACGGCGGCACCAGGCATGGTGTGTTCACCGATCGTGAAGGGGAATTGACGAACGACTACTTCGTGAACCTTACGGACATGAACTACACGTGGAAGCCTGCCGCCAACGGACTGTATGAAATCCGCGACCGGAACACGGACAATGCCAGGTGGACGGCAACACGAGTCGATCTCGTTTTCGGCTCCAACTCGATCCTTCGCGCCTACGCCGAGGTCTATGCGCAGGACGACAACAAGGAAAAGTTTGTGCAGGACTTCGTAGCGGCATGGGCGAAGGTGATGAACGCCGAT
- the oxyR gene encoding DNA-binding transcriptional regulator OxyR, with product MNLRELEYLVAVDEERHFHKAAQRCFVSQPTLSGQLKKLEDELGALLVERTRRQVVMTDVGEAVADQARRILSQVKAIKDIVQTYRDPMAGELHVGLIPTLAPYLLPLIMPEIRQRYPQLKLWLHEYQTAVLLDKLRRAELDLLILALPVETDEFAELDLFREPFLLATPSATDLAHQPMITLGDLGEREMLLLEEGHCLRGQALDVCFMAGATENVGFHASSLETLRQMVAEGLGITLIPELAVPAKQRKSDPIRYLPFVDPKPSRRIGMLYRKGSYREEAFLSLKELVQESLTSKD from the coding sequence ATGAACCTGCGGGAACTGGAATATCTGGTGGCGGTGGACGAGGAGCGCCATTTTCACAAGGCCGCGCAGCGCTGTTTTGTCAGCCAGCCCACCCTCAGCGGCCAGTTGAAAAAACTGGAGGACGAGCTCGGTGCCTTGCTTGTGGAGCGGACCCGGCGGCAGGTGGTGATGACCGACGTCGGCGAGGCCGTGGCTGATCAGGCCCGGCGCATCCTGTCGCAAGTGAAGGCGATCAAGGACATCGTGCAGACGTATCGCGACCCAATGGCCGGAGAGTTACACGTCGGGCTGATCCCTACGCTGGCGCCCTATCTCCTCCCCTTGATCATGCCCGAGATTCGCCAACGCTACCCCCAGCTCAAGCTGTGGTTACATGAGTACCAGACCGCCGTGCTGCTGGATAAACTGCGGCGCGCGGAACTGGACCTGCTGATCCTGGCGCTTCCCGTAGAGACCGATGAATTCGCCGAGTTGGATCTGTTTCGCGAACCGTTCCTGCTCGCCACGCCGAGCGCCACCGATCTCGCGCACCAGCCCATGATCACCCTTGGAGATCTGGGTGAACGCGAGATGTTGTTGCTGGAAGAAGGTCACTGCCTGCGCGGCCAGGCACTGGACGTGTGCTTCATGGCAGGGGCAACCGAAAACGTTGGCTTCCATGCATCCAGCCTGGAAACGCTACGGCAGATGGTGGCCGAGGGGCTCGGCATCACCCTGATCCCGGAACTGGCGGTACCGGCGAAACAAAGGAAGAGCGATCCGATTCGCTACCTGCCCTTCGTCGACCCGAAGCCGAGTCGACGCATCGGCATGCTGTATCGCAAGGGGAGCTATCGCGAGGAAGCGTTCCTGAGTCTCAAGGAGCTAGTGCAGGAATCGCTGACGTCGAAAGACTAG
- a CDS encoding DUF2061 domain-containing protein, giving the protein MTKTMSFAVVHFAVAFTVGYALSGSVLVGGAIALVEPAVNTVAYHFHEKVWDRWQQRQARSEPDGGFAEAV; this is encoded by the coding sequence ATGACCAAGACCATGAGTTTCGCGGTAGTGCATTTCGCGGTGGCTTTTACGGTGGGCTACGCGCTCAGCGGCAGCGTGCTCGTCGGCGGCGCCATTGCTTTGGTGGAACCGGCGGTCAATACAGTCGCGTACCACTTCCACGAAAAGGTCTGGGACCGATGGCAGCAGCGCCAGGCGCGGAGCGAGCCCGACGGCGGCTTTGCCGAGGCGGTGTAG
- a CDS encoding tetratricopeptide repeat protein — protein sequence MSMIDNLENMLTTGKETALLRYSLGAEYLKLDDFAKAIPHLRRAVELDEQYSAAWKLLGKAYAGAERAEDAVEAYTRGIAVAEHKGDKQAAKEMRVFLRRLQKSS from the coding sequence ATGAGCATGATCGACAACCTGGAAAACATGCTCACCACCGGCAAGGAAACCGCCCTGCTGCGCTACAGCCTCGGTGCCGAATACCTCAAGCTCGACGACTTCGCCAAAGCGATCCCTCATCTGCGGCGGGCGGTGGAACTGGATGAACAGTATTCGGCCGCCTGGAAGCTGTTGGGCAAGGCCTACGCCGGTGCCGAACGCGCCGAGGATGCAGTCGAAGCCTACACCCGTGGCATTGCCGTCGCAGAACACAAAGGGGACAAACAAGCGGCCAAGGAAATGCGGGTGTTCCTGCGGCGATTGCAGAAGTCGTCCTAA
- a CDS encoding redoxin family protein yields the protein MDEWKKDQEADNVTLIPDGNGEFTEGMNMLVDKSDLGFGKRSWRYSMLVKDGVVEKQFIEPDKPGDPFEVSDADTMIEYINPKARIPESVSIITKPGCPYCARAKKMLEEHGMAYGWDDCHWPGPAKIIYTGQVPAGLVAAPRHSACTA from the coding sequence ATGGACGAGTGGAAAAAGGACCAGGAGGCGGACAACGTCACCCTGATCCCGGACGGTAACGGCGAGTTCACCGAAGGTATGAACATGCTCGTCGACAAGAGCGATCTTGGATTCGGCAAGCGCTCCTGGCGCTACTCCATGCTGGTGAAGGACGGTGTGGTGGAGAAGCAGTTCATCGAGCCGGACAAGCCGGGTGATCCGTTCGAGGTGTCCGACGCCGACACCATGATCGAATACATCAATCCGAAGGCGCGCATTCCGGAATCGGTCAGCATCATCACCAAGCCGGGCTGCCCTTACTGCGCCCGTGCCAAGAAGATGCTGGAAGAGCACGGCATGGCCTACGGATGGGATGATTGCCACTGGCCGGGTCCGGCCAAGATAATTTACACTGGTCAGGTGCCGGCGGGACTGGTGGCTGCACCGAGGCATTCCGCCTGCACCGCGTGA
- a CDS encoding redoxin family protein, which translates to MLKSHEGQRVPSVVFKARKDGQFVDLASDEIFKGRTVVVFSLPGAFTPTCSSTHLPRYNELAAVFKENGVDEIVXXRRLCHGRVEKGPGGGQRHPDPGR; encoded by the coding sequence ATGCTCAAGAGTCACGAAGGCCAGAGAGTACCCAGTGTTGTATTCAAGGCACGCAAGGACGGACAGTTCGTCGACCTCGCAAGCGACGAAATCTTCAAGGGACGAACCGTGGTGGTGTTTTCACTGCCGGGTGCATTCACGCCCACCTGTTCGTCCACGCACCTGCCGCGTTACAACGAACTCGCGGCGGTGTTCAAGGAGAATGGCGTGGATGAGATCGTGNNNNNACGACGCCTTTGTCATGGACGAGTGGAAAAAGGACCAGGAGGCGGACAACGTCACCCTGATCCCGGACGGTAA